One genomic window of Conger conger chromosome 7, fConCon1.1, whole genome shotgun sequence includes the following:
- the znhit3 gene encoding zinc finger HIT domain-containing protein 3: MQICSVCSEQTPKYKCPVCKIRYCSVSCYKNHKDECLPVKQTASPALAPDFKATHHCDGNWSVEDLLDEDDQSDRVPLQRLKELGESKELKALLCNPHLRQLLLTVDQADNKADIMKVAMQEPLFVEFADQCLKIVEPITEENICPMI, translated from the exons ATGCAGATCTGCAGCGTGTGCAGTGAACAGACACCAAAGTACAAATGTCCGGTCTGCAAAATAAGATA CTGCTCGGTCAGTTGCTACAAGAACCACAAAG atGAGTGCCTGCCTGTGAAACAGACGGCGTCTCCTGCATTGGCGCCAGATTTTAAGGCTACACATCACTGTG ATGGAAACTGGTCTGTTGAGGATCTCTTGGATGAAGACGATCAGTCTGACAGAGTGCCATTACAGAGGCTAAAAGAATTGG GTGAATCAAAGGAATTGAAGGCACTGCTGTGCAATCCGCACCTCAGACAACTGCTTCTCACTGTAGACCAAGCTGACAATAAAGCGGACATCATGAAAGTTGCCATGCAGGAACCCCTGTTTGTGGAATTTGCCGACCAGTGCCTGAAAATTGTTGAGCCAATTACGGAAGAgaacatttgtccaatgattTAG